A stretch of the Filimonas lacunae genome encodes the following:
- a CDS encoding UDP-3-O-(3-hydroxymyristoyl)glucosamine N-acyltransferase, which yields MKFPAPVTVQYIANIIGASVKGDALAQASGINELHQVEAGDLAFVDHPKYYNTCLNSAATHIIINTNEVEVPEGKTLLVTEQPFEAYLKIVNHFRPFVAPVETISSTLVRGENTVIMPNVFIGKHVTIGSNCVVFPNVTIMDYTEIGDNVVIQAGTVIGSDAFYYNTKKNREVWYKRMESCGHVVIEDYVEIGAGCTIDRGVTAVTRIGRGTKLDNMVHIGHDTVVGKNCLFAAQVGIAGCTVIEDGVTLWGQVGVSKTLTIGENAVVLAQSGVAGSLEGGKIYFGSPAEDAGIKKRELVWVKRIPEMWNILKGK from the coding sequence ATGAAGTTTCCCGCTCCGGTAACCGTTCAATATATCGCAAACATCATAGGCGCATCCGTTAAAGGCGATGCTTTGGCACAAGCTTCGGGTATAAATGAGTTACATCAGGTAGAAGCAGGCGATCTTGCGTTTGTAGATCATCCAAAATATTACAACACCTGTTTAAACAGCGCTGCTACACACATCATCATCAACACAAACGAGGTAGAAGTGCCGGAAGGTAAAACCTTGCTGGTAACTGAGCAGCCGTTTGAAGCATATCTTAAGATAGTGAACCACTTCAGGCCATTTGTTGCGCCGGTAGAAACCATCAGTAGCACACTGGTAAGGGGTGAAAACACGGTGATTATGCCTAATGTGTTTATTGGAAAGCATGTTACTATAGGTAGTAACTGTGTTGTTTTCCCCAATGTTACCATTATGGACTACACCGAGATTGGTGATAACGTAGTTATTCAGGCAGGAACGGTAATTGGTAGTGATGCATTTTATTACAACACCAAAAAGAACCGTGAAGTATGGTATAAAAGAATGGAAAGTTGCGGGCATGTGGTAATTGAAGATTATGTAGAAATAGGTGCTGGTTGTACTATTGATCGTGGTGTTACAGCAGTTACCCGCATAGGCAGGGGAACAAAGCTTGACAACATGGTACATATTGGACATGATACCGTGGTGGGCAAAAACTGTTTGTTTGCTGCGCAGGTAGGTATAGCCGGATGCACAGTTATTGAGGATGGCGTTACCCTTTGGGGTCAGGTAGGTGTAAGTAAAACCCTCACCATTGGTGAGAATGCGGTAGTGCTTGCACAAAGTGGTGTTGCTGGTTCTTTGGAAGGGGGTAAAATTTACTTTGGTTCTCCTGCAGAAGACGCGGGTATTAAAAAGCGCGAGTTAGTGTGGGTTAAACGTATTCCTGAAATGTGGAATATCCTGAAAGGCAAATAA
- a CDS encoding pseudouridine synthase: protein MTHYFIIYKPYLVLSQFSTQDTDKKTLKDCFDVPSDVYPVGRLDYDSEGLLLLTNDARLNHRLLHPSFAHEREYWVQVDGAIDAAAINNLQKGVVITPDGKPYTTKPCRVKLLEPAPPVPERNPPIRFRKEIPAPWVQMILTEGKNRQVRRMTAAVGFPTLRLIRQRIEKLELGNMQPGEIISLSKNTLFKKLFNE, encoded by the coding sequence ATGACTCACTACTTCATTATTTACAAGCCGTACCTGGTGTTATCACAGTTTTCTACACAAGACACCGACAAGAAAACATTGAAAGATTGCTTTGATGTTCCTTCTGATGTATATCCTGTAGGCCGTCTTGATTACGACAGTGAAGGTTTGTTACTGCTTACTAATGATGCGCGTTTAAATCACCGCTTGTTGCATCCTTCTTTTGCACACGAAAGAGAATACTGGGTGCAGGTAGATGGCGCTATCGACGCAGCCGCTATCAACAACCTGCAAAAGGGTGTGGTAATAACGCCCGATGGTAAACCGTATACTACCAAACCTTGCCGCGTTAAACTGTTAGAGCCTGCACCACCTGTTCCTGAACGTAATCCACCTATCCGCTTTAGAAAAGAAATACCCGCCCCGTGGGTGCAAATGATTTTGACAGAAGGCAAAAACAGGCAGGTGAGACGTATGACTGCTGCTGTAGGTTTTCCTACCTTAAGGTTGATAAGACAACGGATAGAAAAACTGGAACTGGGTAACATGCAACCTGGAGAAATTATCAGTTTATCTAAAAACACCCTCTTTAAAAAACTGTTCAATGAATAA
- a CDS encoding COG3014 family protein, giving the protein MFKYRQAWIAWLLMPVFFSCATYHERAQSYYDGLQTNNYQQAERSLDKNKLIQARRNRLLYYMEKGYVSHLLHQYDTSNTYFNLADNFTEGPRNGAWDIAVGTLTNPMMQTYRGEDFEIFLVHYYKALNYLYLGKKEDALVEARRITLSNNEQRDKFNDKSSRYSQDAFALIIQGLLYEGDNDINNAFISYRNAADLFLRQPNHTYYGVALPLQLQQDLLRMATLLGFTDQVTEYQQKLGISYQAQPVSDGGELVLFLENGTAPYKKQDDYFFTLIKNEAGFFFTNSSKLITVPVNFSVGIDASKLSVSDFNVFRLAMPSYVVRPLANAQFSVTVDSVAMGMVNTIEDINYIATNTLSERALKDISLALSRLLVKKIAEKQVKDKNQTAGDILQAVNLLVEKADTRNWQSLPAQISYIRVPLKKGENKVEIKTGGNTAATITVQGNGGLQFYNYRRMQ; this is encoded by the coding sequence ATGTTCAAGTACAGGCAGGCATGGATAGCATGGCTATTGATGCCTGTTTTCTTTTCGTGTGCCACCTATCATGAAAGAGCGCAATCGTATTATGATGGGTTACAAACCAATAATTACCAGCAGGCCGAACGTTCACTGGACAAGAATAAACTCATTCAAGCCAGGAGAAACCGTTTGCTGTATTATATGGAAAAGGGCTACGTGTCGCATTTATTGCACCAGTACGATACCAGCAATACCTATTTTAACCTGGCGGATAATTTTACAGAAGGTCCTAGAAACGGCGCCTGGGATATAGCCGTAGGCACATTGACCAACCCCATGATGCAAACTTACCGGGGTGAAGACTTTGAAATTTTCCTGGTACACTATTACAAGGCATTGAACTACCTGTACCTGGGTAAGAAAGAAGATGCGCTGGTAGAGGCCCGTCGTATTACATTAAGCAATAACGAGCAGCGCGATAAATTCAATGATAAAAGCAGCCGTTATAGCCAGGATGCATTTGCGCTGATTATACAAGGGCTTTTGTACGAAGGAGACAATGACATCAACAATGCCTTTATCTCGTATAGAAACGCCGCAGATTTGTTTTTAAGGCAACCTAACCATACCTATTATGGAGTTGCTTTGCCCCTGCAGTTGCAGCAGGATCTGTTGCGTATGGCTACCCTGTTAGGATTTACCGATCAGGTAACAGAATATCAGCAAAAATTGGGCATTAGCTATCAGGCCCAACCTGTGTCTGATGGTGGGGAGTTGGTGCTATTTCTGGAAAACGGAACGGCACCTTATAAAAAGCAGGATGATTACTTTTTTACCCTGATTAAAAATGAAGCCGGCTTTTTCTTTACCAACAGCAGTAAGCTCATTACGGTACCGGTAAATTTTTCAGTAGGTATTGATGCCAGTAAGCTATCGGTAAGCGATTTCAATGTATTCCGCCTGGCTATGCCCTCCTATGTAGTGCGTCCATTAGCCAATGCCCAGTTTTCGGTAACGGTAGACAGTGTGGCAATGGGGATGGTAAATACTATTGAAGACATTAACTATATAGCCACCAACACACTTAGTGAACGTGCTTTGAAGGATATCTCATTGGCACTAAGTCGCCTGCTGGTGAAAAAGATTGCAGAGAAGCAGGTGAAGGATAAGAATCAAACAGCCGGGGATATTTTACAGGCAGTAAACTTGCTGGTAGAAAAAGCAGATACTCGTAACTGGCAGTCGTTACCTGCACAGATCTCTTATATAAGAGTTCCATTGAAAAAAGGGGAAAATAAGGTAGAGATAAAAACAGGGGGTAATACAGCTGCCACTATCACCGTTCAGGGCAACGGCGGTTTGCAGTTTTACAATTATCGCCGTATGCAATAA
- a CDS encoding NAD-dependent epimerase/dehydratase family protein, producing MILVTGATGLVGSHLIQSLLQQQQPIRATYRSAIPSFTGAEKVEWVQADILDIISLEQAMQGVKQVYHCAAIVSFHPKQKETLQHTNVNGTENVVNACLLYHVEKLLFVSSVAALGRIREKETINETMYWTPETSNSEYGKTKYLAEMEVWRGIGEGLNAVIVNPVIILGAGDWEKGSSELFKTAYKEFPWYTEGVTGFVDVADVVKAMVGLMNSNISGERFIISAENITYRQLFTSMAQCFGKRPPHRNVTPLIAAIVWRLEAVKGMLSGKAPLLTKETAHTAQAKVYFDNSKLLKFLPDFRYKALSSSITDICGELKKKYQLP from the coding sequence CCATAAGAGCCACTTACCGTTCTGCCATTCCTTCTTTTACAGGGGCAGAAAAAGTGGAGTGGGTGCAGGCCGATATTCTGGATATTATCAGTCTGGAGCAAGCCATGCAAGGCGTTAAACAGGTGTATCACTGTGCTGCCATAGTATCGTTTCATCCTAAGCAAAAAGAGACACTACAACATACAAATGTAAATGGTACAGAAAACGTGGTAAACGCCTGCCTGCTGTACCATGTAGAAAAGTTGCTGTTTGTAAGTTCAGTAGCGGCACTGGGTCGCATTCGTGAAAAAGAAACCATCAACGAAACCATGTACTGGACGCCCGAAACCAGTAACAGTGAATATGGCAAAACCAAATACCTGGCCGAGATGGAAGTATGGCGCGGCATAGGGGAAGGGTTGAATGCAGTAATTGTAAACCCGGTAATTATACTGGGAGCCGGTGACTGGGAGAAAGGTTCTTCAGAACTTTTTAAAACAGCCTACAAAGAATTCCCCTGGTATACAGAAGGCGTTACCGGATTTGTAGATGTTGCGGACGTGGTAAAAGCCATGGTTGGACTGATGAACAGCAACATTTCGGGTGAACGCTTTATCATTAGTGCCGAAAACATCACTTATCGACAGTTGTTTACTTCTATGGCACAGTGTTTTGGCAAACGTCCGCCGCATCGCAATGTAACCCCACTGATAGCTGCTATTGTATGGCGATTGGAAGCGGTAAAAGGAATGCTTTCCGGTAAAGCCCCTTTACTTACCAAAGAAACCGCTCATACAGCCCAGGCTAAAGTGTATTTTGATAACAGCAAGCTCTTGAAGTTTTTACCCGACTTCCGTTACAAAGCATTAAGTAGTTCCATTACGGACATTTGTGGTGAACTGAAAAAGAAATACCAACTTCCCTAG
- a CDS encoding GNAT family N-acetyltransferase → MLWRVSPTTQVGFARLITDKATFAYLIDVFILPEYRGRGLSAWLMEVMHAHPELQTIRSWLLTTSTAHGLYEKWGYEVHPNPQKVMRKFNNQAYTKDK, encoded by the coding sequence ATGCTTTGGCGTGTATCACCAACAACACAGGTAGGTTTTGCCCGCCTGATTACCGATAAAGCCACCTTTGCTTACCTGATAGATGTATTTATACTACCGGAATACCGTGGCAGAGGATTATCTGCATGGTTAATGGAGGTAATGCATGCACACCCCGAACTGCAAACAATACGCAGCTGGTTATTGACCACCTCCACTGCACACGGCTTGTATGAAAAGTGGGGATATGAAGTACATCCTAATCCACAAAAAGTGATGAGAAAATTCAACAATCAGGCATATACTAAAGACAAATAA
- a CDS encoding penicillin-binding protein activator LpoB yields the protein MNKRMIAAAFMLATVGTFTSCSRKVTRLDPNATVDISGSWNNTDSRLVSDEMITDALSRNWITDYTQQAGKKPVVIVGMVLNKSHEHIEAETFMKDLERAFVNGGRVTLVQSGKKREELRAERADQQTNASVSTMKKFGLESGADYILQGSINSIVDAYKRQKTVTYQVNLELTNLQTNEVVWIGDKKIAKYVKN from the coding sequence ATGAACAAAAGAATGATAGCTGCCGCATTTATGCTGGCAACAGTGGGAACATTTACCTCATGCTCCCGCAAAGTAACCCGCTTAGATCCTAATGCTACAGTTGATATCAGCGGTTCATGGAATAATACCGATAGCCGCCTGGTTTCTGATGAAATGATCACCGATGCTTTAAGTCGCAACTGGATTACCGATTATACACAGCAAGCTGGTAAAAAGCCGGTAGTGATTGTGGGAATGGTTTTAAATAAAAGTCACGAGCATATTGAAGCAGAAACTTTTATGAAAGATCTGGAACGTGCTTTTGTAAATGGTGGCAGAGTAACCCTGGTGCAAAGCGGTAAAAAAAGAGAAGAGCTACGTGCAGAACGTGCCGATCAGCAAACCAACGCTTCTGTATCTACCATGAAAAAGTTTGGCCTGGAATCAGGTGCAGACTATATACTGCAAGGCAGTATCAATTCTATTGTAGATGCCTATAAACGCCAGAAAACTGTTACTTACCAGGTAAACCTGGAATTGACCAATCTGCAAACAAACGAAGTGGTTTGGATAGGCGATAAAAAAATTGCCAAGTACGTGAAGAACTAG